The Xiphias gladius isolate SHS-SW01 ecotype Sanya breed wild chromosome 9, ASM1685928v1, whole genome shotgun sequence genome window below encodes:
- the rsl1d1 gene encoding ribosomal L1 domain-containing protein 1 isoform X1 has translation MADKIEVVLDRSQVKKAVQALQAFLKTKSTRDSLFLDETQPISLLFTLWKIPKKAQTIRIPLPHGQRPDTDEVCLFTKDEPNMTSEQTQRFYKKLLEENGVKNISEIIPYKVLKTEYKPYEAKRRLLGNFDMFLSDDRIRRLLPSHLGKHFYQRKKEPLCVNLQSKHLARDIKSVIQGTSLKVTNKGCCCMAHVAHSSMTADEVTENIEAAVQTLVAKLRMKGPVLKLIHLKSQTSVALPIYNSDLSHLSVMAQADKNAQTPKEKEGAAKKKKKTKDTKQTDTTADGKGEEKVIKKKAEEEEEEEEDEIPQLVPIETQSKKPKLEKPLKKKQLKKAPKPAAAKKGTKAQRGKMESRVKRKVPKVK, from the exons ATGGCTGATAAAATAGAAGTTGTGTTAGACCGGAGTCAG GTGAAAAAGGCCGTTCAGGCTCTCCAGGCTTTCTTGAAAACCAAGTCCACCCGTGACTCTCTGTTCCTGGACGAGACTCAGCCGATTAGCCTGCTCTTCACCCTCTGGAAGATCCCCAAAAAGGCACAGACCATCCGCAT TCCATTGCCCCATGGCCAGCGGCCTGACACAGACGAGGTCTGCCTCTTCACCAAAGATGAGCCCAACATGACCTCAGAGCAGACCCAGAGGTTTTATAAGAAACTACTGGAGGAAAATGGtgtcaaaaacatttctgag ATCATCCCCTACAAGGTCCTGAAGACAGAGTACAAACCGTATGAAGCCAAGCGCAGACTGCTAGGGAACTTTGACATGTTTCTCTCAGATGACCGCATCCGCCGCCTGCTGCCATCCCATCTCGGAAAACATTTCTACCAAAGGAAGAA GGAGCCACTGTGTGTGAACCTGCAGAGCAAACATCTGGCCAGAGACATCAAGAGTGTCATCCAGGGCACCAGCCTGAAGGTTACCAACAAGGGCTGCTGctg TATGGCTCATGTTGCCCACTCCAGCATGACTGCAGATGAGGTGACAGAAAACATTGAGGCTGCTGTCCAAACACTGGTGGCCAAATTACGTATG AAAGGACCAGTGTTGAAGCTCAtccatttaaaaagtcaaacgTCAGTGGCCCTGCCCATCTACAACTCAGACCTCAGCCACCTCAGTGTGATGGCGCAGGCAGATAAGAATGCTCAGACTCCCAAGGAAAAG GAAGGAGCagccaaaaagaagaaaaagacaaaggacacaaaacaaacagatacCACTGCAGACgggaagggagaggagaaggtgATTAAaaagaaggcagaggaggaggaagaagaagaggaggacgaaATCCCACAGCTGGTTCCCAtagaaacacaaagcaaaaagcCTAAACTGGAG AAGCCATTGAAAAAGAAGCAGCTGAAGAAAGCACCCAAACCTGCTGCAGcaaagaaaggaacaaaagcACAGAGGGGCAAGATGGAGTccagagtaaaaagaaaagtgccTAAAGTGAAATGA
- the dmc1 gene encoding meiotic recombination protein DMC1/LIM15 homolog isoform X2 — MKSAEDQVVEDDTGFQDEEESFFQHIDLLQKHGINMADIKKLKSVGICTVKGIQMTTRKSLCNIKGLSEAKVDKIKEAAGKLLTAFEYSVKRKQVFHITTGSQEFDKLLGGGIESMAITEAFGEFRTGKTQLSHTLCVTAQLPGEDCYSGGKVIFIDTENTFRPDRLRDIADRFNVDHDAMLDNVLYARAYTSEHQMELLDFVAAKFHEEGGVFKLLIIDSIMALFRVDFSGRGELAERQQKLAQMLSRLQKISEEYNVAVFVTNQMTADPGAGLTFQADPKKPIGGHILAHASTTRISLRKGRGEMRIAKIFDSPDMPENEATFAISAGGVTDAKE; from the exons atgaaatctgcAGAGGATCAGGTTGTTGAAGATGATACTGGTTTCCAGGATGAGGAG GAGTCCTTCTTCCAACATATTGACCTCCTACAGAAACATGGGATT AACATGGCAGACATCAAAAAGCTGAAGTCAGTGGGAATCTGCACTGTGAAGGGGATCCAGATGACTACACGCAAGAGTCTGTGCAACATAAAAGGCCTGTCAGAAGCGAAAGTGGACAAAATCAAGGAAGCTGCAGGGAAATTGCTG ACAGCCTTTGAGTACAGTGTGAAGAGGAAGCAGGTGTTTCACATCACAACCGGGAGCCAGGAGTTTGA TAAACTTTTGGGTGGAGGTATAGAGAGTATGGCTATCACAGAAGCATTTGGAG AGTTCCGCACAGGGAAAACACAGCTGTCTCACACACTTTGTG TCACTGCTCAGCTGCCAGGCGAGGACTGCTACTCAGGCGGGAAGGTCATCTTCATTGACACAGAGAACACCTT TCGTccagacagactgagagacatTGCTGACAGGTTTAATGTGGACCACGATGCTATGCTGGACAATGTGCTTTACGCCAGGGCCTATACAA GTGAACACCAGATGGAGCTGTTGGACTTTGTTGCAGCCAAATTTCATGAGGAAGGAGGAGTGTTCAAACTGTTG ATCATCGACTCCATCATGGCTTTGTTCAGAGTAGACTTTTCTGGTCGAGGAGAGCTGGCTGAGCGGCAGCAGAAACTAGCCCAGATGCTCTCTAGGCTGCAGAAGATCTCTGAAG AGTACAATGTAGCTGTGTTCGTCACCAACCAAATGACAGCTGATCCTGGAGCAGGATTGAC GTTTCAAGCTGATCCCAAGAAGCCAATTGGTGGGCACATCCTGGCCCACGCCTCTACCACACGGATCAGTTTGAGGAAGGGACGTGGAGAGATGAGAATTGCCAAGATATTTGACAG TCCCGACATGCCTGAGAATGAGGCAACATTTGCCATCTCTGCTGGAGGAGTTACTGATGCCaaagagtga
- the dmc1 gene encoding meiotic recombination protein DMC1/LIM15 homolog isoform X1, producing MKSAEDQVVEDDTGFQDEEESFFQHIDLLQKHGINMADIKKLKSVGICTVKGIQMTTRKSLCNIKGLSEAKVDKIKEAAGKLLNVGFQTAFEYSVKRKQVFHITTGSQEFDKLLGGGIESMAITEAFGEFRTGKTQLSHTLCVTAQLPGEDCYSGGKVIFIDTENTFRPDRLRDIADRFNVDHDAMLDNVLYARAYTSEHQMELLDFVAAKFHEEGGVFKLLIIDSIMALFRVDFSGRGELAERQQKLAQMLSRLQKISEEYNVAVFVTNQMTADPGAGLTFQADPKKPIGGHILAHASTTRISLRKGRGEMRIAKIFDSPDMPENEATFAISAGGVTDAKE from the exons atgaaatctgcAGAGGATCAGGTTGTTGAAGATGATACTGGTTTCCAGGATGAGGAG GAGTCCTTCTTCCAACATATTGACCTCCTACAGAAACATGGGATT AACATGGCAGACATCAAAAAGCTGAAGTCAGTGGGAATCTGCACTGTGAAGGGGATCCAGATGACTACACGCAAGAGTCTGTGCAACATAAAAGGCCTGTCAGAAGCGAAAGTGGACAAAATCAAGGAAGCTGCAGGGAAATTGCTG AATGTTGGTTTCCAGACAGCCTTTGAGTACAGTGTGAAGAGGAAGCAGGTGTTTCACATCACAACCGGGAGCCAGGAGTTTGA TAAACTTTTGGGTGGAGGTATAGAGAGTATGGCTATCACAGAAGCATTTGGAG AGTTCCGCACAGGGAAAACACAGCTGTCTCACACACTTTGTG TCACTGCTCAGCTGCCAGGCGAGGACTGCTACTCAGGCGGGAAGGTCATCTTCATTGACACAGAGAACACCTT TCGTccagacagactgagagacatTGCTGACAGGTTTAATGTGGACCACGATGCTATGCTGGACAATGTGCTTTACGCCAGGGCCTATACAA GTGAACACCAGATGGAGCTGTTGGACTTTGTTGCAGCCAAATTTCATGAGGAAGGAGGAGTGTTCAAACTGTTG ATCATCGACTCCATCATGGCTTTGTTCAGAGTAGACTTTTCTGGTCGAGGAGAGCTGGCTGAGCGGCAGCAGAAACTAGCCCAGATGCTCTCTAGGCTGCAGAAGATCTCTGAAG AGTACAATGTAGCTGTGTTCGTCACCAACCAAATGACAGCTGATCCTGGAGCAGGATTGAC GTTTCAAGCTGATCCCAAGAAGCCAATTGGTGGGCACATCCTGGCCCACGCCTCTACCACACGGATCAGTTTGAGGAAGGGACGTGGAGAGATGAGAATTGCCAAGATATTTGACAG TCCCGACATGCCTGAGAATGAGGCAACATTTGCCATCTCTGCTGGAGGAGTTACTGATGCCaaagagtga
- the rsl1d1 gene encoding ribosomal L1 domain-containing protein 1 isoform X2: MSVNRSVKKAVQALQAFLKTKSTRDSLFLDETQPISLLFTLWKIPKKAQTIRIPLPHGQRPDTDEVCLFTKDEPNMTSEQTQRFYKKLLEENGVKNISEIIPYKVLKTEYKPYEAKRRLLGNFDMFLSDDRIRRLLPSHLGKHFYQRKKEPLCVNLQSKHLARDIKSVIQGTSLKVTNKGCCCMAHVAHSSMTADEVTENIEAAVQTLVAKLRMKGPVLKLIHLKSQTSVALPIYNSDLSHLSVMAQADKNAQTPKEKEGAAKKKKKTKDTKQTDTTADGKGEEKVIKKKAEEEEEEEEDEIPQLVPIETQSKKPKLEKPLKKKQLKKAPKPAAAKKGTKAQRGKMESRVKRKVPKVK; this comes from the exons ATGTCGGTAAATAGAAGT GTGAAAAAGGCCGTTCAGGCTCTCCAGGCTTTCTTGAAAACCAAGTCCACCCGTGACTCTCTGTTCCTGGACGAGACTCAGCCGATTAGCCTGCTCTTCACCCTCTGGAAGATCCCCAAAAAGGCACAGACCATCCGCAT TCCATTGCCCCATGGCCAGCGGCCTGACACAGACGAGGTCTGCCTCTTCACCAAAGATGAGCCCAACATGACCTCAGAGCAGACCCAGAGGTTTTATAAGAAACTACTGGAGGAAAATGGtgtcaaaaacatttctgag ATCATCCCCTACAAGGTCCTGAAGACAGAGTACAAACCGTATGAAGCCAAGCGCAGACTGCTAGGGAACTTTGACATGTTTCTCTCAGATGACCGCATCCGCCGCCTGCTGCCATCCCATCTCGGAAAACATTTCTACCAAAGGAAGAA GGAGCCACTGTGTGTGAACCTGCAGAGCAAACATCTGGCCAGAGACATCAAGAGTGTCATCCAGGGCACCAGCCTGAAGGTTACCAACAAGGGCTGCTGctg TATGGCTCATGTTGCCCACTCCAGCATGACTGCAGATGAGGTGACAGAAAACATTGAGGCTGCTGTCCAAACACTGGTGGCCAAATTACGTATG AAAGGACCAGTGTTGAAGCTCAtccatttaaaaagtcaaacgTCAGTGGCCCTGCCCATCTACAACTCAGACCTCAGCCACCTCAGTGTGATGGCGCAGGCAGATAAGAATGCTCAGACTCCCAAGGAAAAG GAAGGAGCagccaaaaagaagaaaaagacaaaggacacaaaacaaacagatacCACTGCAGACgggaagggagaggagaaggtgATTAAaaagaaggcagaggaggaggaagaagaagaggaggacgaaATCCCACAGCTGGTTCCCAtagaaacacaaagcaaaaagcCTAAACTGGAG AAGCCATTGAAAAAGAAGCAGCTGAAGAAAGCACCCAAACCTGCTGCAGcaaagaaaggaacaaaagcACAGAGGGGCAAGATGGAGTccagagtaaaaagaaaagtgccTAAAGTGAAATGA
- the LOC120794614 gene encoding transmembrane protein 238-like — protein sequence MSTCVQVEPVMETRYGGVGRCKCSFWFAVAHDILGVFIMLVGVFGGLVIHDLFIYAGAIVIFFSLIWWVFWYSGNIDVPPEELEDDVGLKSRGLRRVVRRMSSRLSGGIRNPFKKNGRSVRESNNRPPHTGTDVSLSTIYDSAMASSSKELV from the coding sequence ATGTCGACGTGTGTACAGGTAGAGCCAGTCATGGAGACGAGGTATGGAGGAGTTGGCCGCTGCAAGTGCTCGTTCTGGTTCGCAGTGGCCCACGACATACTCGGTGTCTTCATCATGCTGGTGGGGGTGTTTGGAGGGCTGGTTATCCACGATTTGTTCATCTACGCTGGGGCCATCGTCATCTTCTTCAGCCTGATCTGGTGGGTGTTCTGGTACTCCGGGAACATCGACGTGCCAccggaggagctggaggacgACGTGGGCCTGAAGAGCCGTGGGCTCAGACGGGTTGTGAGGCGTATGTCCAGCCGTCTGTCTGGCGGGATCAGGAACCCTTTCAAAAAGAACGGCAGGTCCGTCAGAGAGAGCAACAACAGACCTCCACACACTGGAACAGATGTGTCGCTCTCCACTATATATGACAGCGCCATGGCCTCCTCATCCAAAGAACTTGTGTGA
- the gspt1 gene encoding eukaryotic peptide chain release factor GTP-binding subunit ERF3A yields MDPRDTAPDSWELEEDVEALATAAGLPTAFAALNVNAKPFVPNVNAPVFVPSFLQTSAVELPASDGAPDSVASMEVAETAAPVENGGTEAEMTTEEETWEQKEEPGGGGGGGRQEDLGAGGACEEGAARKENEEMMEEEEEEIPIPKVALATPDAPKKEHVNVVFIGHVDAGKSTIGGQIMYLTGMVDKRTLEKYEREAKEKNRETWYLSWALDTNQEERDKGKTVEVGRAYFETEKKHFTILDAPGHKSFVPNMIGGASQADLAVLVISARKGEFETGFEKGGQTREHAMLAKTAGVKHLIVLINKMDDPTVNWSLERYEECKEKLVPFLKKVGFNPKKDIHFMPCSGLTGANLKDPVPECLWYTGLPFIAHLDSLPNFTRSSDGPVRLPIVDKYKVSRWRSGTCLLRCTVHSI; encoded by the exons ATGGACCCGAGAGACACAGCCCCAGATTCGTGGGAACTGGAGGAGGATGTCGAGGCCCTGGCTACGGCGGCGGGGCTCCCGACCGCCTTCGCTGCCCTCAACGTCAACGCCAAGCCGTTTGTCCCCAACGTTAACGCCCCGGTTTTTGTACCGAGCTTCCTTCAAACCAGCGCCGTGGAATTGCCGGCTTCAGACG GTGCCCCTGATTCAGTTGCCAGCATGGAGGTGGCAGAAACAGCCG CTCCAGTGGAGAATGGAGGCACAGAGGCAGAAATgaccacagaggaagagacatgggagcagaaggaggagccagggggaggtggaggaggcggaAGACAGGAAGACCTGGGGGCAGGAGGAGCGTGTGAAGAAGGTGCTGCGAGGAAGGAGAATGAGGAGAtgatggaagaggaagaggaagagatacCCATACCCAAAGTGGCTCTCGCAACGCCAGATGCCCCCAAGAAAGAACATGTTAACGTGGTCTTCATCGGTCACGTAG ATGCCGGAAAATCGACTATCGGAGGTCAGATCAT GTACTTAACTGGAATGGTGGACAAGCGAACCCTGGAGAAATATGAAAGAGAAGCTAAAGAAAAGAACAGGGAGACATG GTACCTGTCGTGGGCTCTGGACACAAaccaggaggagagagacaaggggAAAACAGTGGAAGTTGGGAGAGCTTACTTtgagactgagaaaaaacatttcaccatCCTTGATGCCCCTGGACACAAGAGCTTTGTCCCCAACATGATTGGTGGGGCATCACAAGCTGACCTGGCAGTCCTG GTGATTTCTGCGAGAAAGGGGGAGTTTGAGACCGGCTTTGAGAAGGGTGGACAGACACGGGAACATGCCATGCTGGCTAAAACAGCAGGAGTCAAGCATCTCATTGTCCTGATTAACAAGATGGATGACCCCACTGTCAACTGGAGCCTAGAAAG GTATGAGGAGTGTAAGGAGAAGCTGGTGCCATTTCTGAAGAAGGTTGGCTTCAACCCCAAGAAGGACATCCACTTTATGCCTTGCTCTGGACTCACGGGTGCCAACCTCAAGGACCCTGTACCTGAATGCCTCTGGTACAC gGGTTTGCCATTTATTGCCCACCTGGACAGTTTGCCAAACTTCACCAGATCTAGTGATGGACCAGTCAGACTACCTATTGTAGACAAGTACAAGGTGAGCCGCTGGAGGTCTGGAACTTGTCTTCTCCGCTGCACTGTCCATAGCATATGA